From a single Brassica oleracea var. oleracea cultivar TO1000 chromosome C5, BOL, whole genome shotgun sequence genomic region:
- the LOC106294055 gene encoding BTB/POZ domain-containing protein At3g03510, with protein sequence MSDGYSKKTMTRNSKPPDLELYVKGVPFHLHNETLAKKSAKVTTLLECNKIDELRWILKDIDVDPTTFFLVVSFCYGYKIHLSSENILSVLCTAYYLEMNDDHSSNNLLNKAVTFLEQRVLMSWNETVKALSVCSDKILDKIGDVGLTEVFLDSLLEKALKDPSLLEDLTTLPLRLYEPLIQEASKHNVSVENLVSSVYNYAKRYVFEKDSGDESVSRNKRQVLEAVERLLPHQRGAISCGFLFKSLKESMFLDAFSECRKGFEDRISKQLDMATSKDLMILLPNKVGGGAYDTNLLKTILKSFYSNYNVSDVSRFVSVARMLEEFLLDAAASGDGLSIETFKAFGEITVAASCDVLRYSDGIYRAVDVFLERHRDDLTETEKMEACRVLDCRKLSPEACEHASTNEKLPLRIVVQVLFFAQKQIQDKVAREMESVEEKDDDDDIEDINKKLLRIDIESDYSEKREIENLECVVHCVKEKKEERKISVWREVKRKFGCMTSLTVDACNCHIKKRKKTYHHYK encoded by the exons ATGTCGGATGGATATTCGAAGAAAACTATGACCCG AAACTCAAAGCCACCAGATCTTGAACTCTACGTGAAAGGAGTCCCATTTCATCTTCACAAT GAAACTTTGGCTAAGAAGTCTGCCAAAGTGACAACACTACTCGAGTGTAATAAGATCGATGAACTGCGGTGGATCCTCAAAGACATCGACGTGGACCCGACAACCTTCTTCCTCGTGGTTAGCTTCTGCTATGGCTACAAGATCCATTTATCATCTGAAAACATCCTCTCTGTTCTCTGCACCGCTTATTACCTAGAGATGAACGATGATCACAGCTCTAATAACTTGCTGAACAAGGCAGTAACGTTCTTGGAACAACGAGTTCTTATGAGCTGGAACGAGACTGTGAAAGCTCTTAGCGTCTGCAGCGACAAGATTCTTGACAAGATAGGTGATGTTGGACTCACTGAAGTCTTCTTAGACTCTCTTCTCGAAAAGGCTCTCAAAGATCCTAGTTTACTCGAAGATCTTACTACGTTACCTCTTAGGTTATATGAACCATTGATCCAGGAAGCTAGTAAGCACAATGTCTCGGTCGAAAACCTCGTGTCATCGGTCTACAACTACGCTAAAAGATACGTTTTCGAGAAAGATTCAGGAGATGAAAGTGTTTCAAGAAACAAGAGACAAGTTCTTGAAGCTGTTGAGAGGCTTTTGCCTCACCAAAGAGGAGCTATCTCCTGTGGATTCTTGTTCAAATCTCTTAAAGAATCGATGTTTCTCGATGCTTTCTCTGAGTGTCGAAAAGGGTTTGAAGATAGGATAAGCAAACAGCTCGACATGGCCACATCAAAAGATCTTATGATTCTATTACCAAACAAAGTGGGAGGAGGAGCTTATGACACCAACCTCTTGAAAACCATTCTCAAGAGCTTCTACAGTAACTACAACGTCTCTGACGTTTCGAGGTTTGTGAGCGTAGCAAGAATGCTTGAAGAGTTTCTATTGGATGCTGCAGCGAGTGGTGATGGTTTAAGTATAGAAACGTTTAAGGCGTTTGGAGAAATAACGGTTGCTGCGTCTTGCGATGTTTTGAGATACTCTGATGGAATCTACAGAGCGGTTGATGTGTTCTTGGAGAGGCATAGAGATGATCTGACTGAAACTGAGAAGATGGAAGCTTGTAGAGTTCTTGACTGTAGGAAGCTTTCGCCTGAGGCTTGTGAGCATGCTTCGACGAATGAGAAGCTTCCGTTGAGGATTGTTGTGCAAGTTTTGTTCTTTGCTCAGAAGCAGATTCAGGATAAGGTGGCTAGAGAAATGGAAAGTGTAGAGGAGAAAGATGATGATGATGACATTGAGGATATAAATAAAAAGTTGCTGAGGATTGACATTGAATCTGATTACAGTGAGAAAAGAGAGATTGAGAATCTTGAATGTGTTGTTCATTGCGTGAAGGAGAAGAAAGAAGAGAGGAAGATAAGTGTGTGGAGAGAAGTGAAGAGGAAGTTTGGTTGTATGACTTCTTTGACTGTGGATGCTTGCAATTGTCACATCAAGAAGAGGAAGAAGACTTATCATCACTACAAATAA
- the LOC106343450 gene encoding (Z)-3-hexen-1-ol acetyltransferase-like translates to MDYQVSLPPSTTTCLSFKVQRRQPELVTPAKPTPRELKPLSDIDDQQGLRFQIPVIFFYRPNLTSNLDPVQVVRRALAQTLVYYYPFAGRLREGLNRKLSVDCTGEGVLFIEADADVTLAKLEEADALLPPFPCLEELLFDVEGSSELLNTPLLLVQVTRLKCSGFIFALRFNHTMTDGAGLSLFLKSLCELACGLHAPSVPPVWERESLIASASARVTHTHREYDDKVEPEAVVVGDFLVSRSFFFGPEEISAVRGLLPADLHNTTFEVMTSFLWRCRTIALSPDPNTEMRMTCIVNSRSKLSNPPIPSGYYGNVFAIPVAIATAKDLMEKPLEFPLRLIQEAKKSVTEDYIRSMTALMATRGRPMFVAAGNYIVSDLRHFDLGKVDFGPWGKPVYGGTAKAGIAVFPGVSFYVPFKNRKGVSGTVVAISLPVQAMEKFVKELDGVLHVT, encoded by the exons ATGGACTATCAAGTATCTTTGCCACCATCCACCACCACATGTCTCTCCTTTAAGGTGCAACGCCGGCAGCCTGAGCTTGTCACTCCGGCTAAGCCAACGCCACGAGAGCTCAAACCTCTCTCCGACATAGACGACCAGCAAGGACTGAGATTTCAAATTCCTGTTATCTTTTTCTATAGACCTAACCTTACTAGTAATCTTGATCCGGTTCAAGTGGTCAGGAGAGCTCTGGCTCAGACGCTGGTTTACTATTACCCGTTCGCTGGTAGGCTCCGGGAAGGTCTTAACCGAAAACTTTCGGTGGACTGTACCGGAGAAGGCGTTTTGTTCATTGAAGCAGACGCTGACGTTACGTTGGCTAAGTTGGAAGAAGCTGATGCTCTTCTTCCCCCTTTCCCTTGCTTAGAAGAGCTTCTCTTTGACGTAGAAGGTTCCAGCGAGCTTCTTAACACTCCTTTGCTTCTCGTTCAG GTCACACGTCTCAAGTGTAGCGGATTCATCTTCGCCCTCCGTTTCAACCACACCATGACTGATGGAGCCGGTCTGTCCCTCTTTCTGAAATCACTATGCGAGTTGGCATGTGGGTTACACGCGCCGTCGGTTCCACCAGTGTGGGAACGAGAGTCCCTGATTGCGAGTGCATCTGCGCGTGTGACACATACGCACCGCGAGTATGATGATAAAGTGGAACCTGAAGCAGTTGTTGTTGGAGACTTTTTAGTTAGTAGGTCTTTCTTTTTTGGTCCGGAGGAGATTTCCGCTGTACGGGGACTCCTCCCGGCCGATCTCCACAACACCACTTTTGAAGTGATGACATCGTTTTTGTGGCGTTGTCGGACGATTGCACTGAGTCCTGACCCCAACACCGAGATGCGAATGACATGCATCGTCAATTCTCGTTCCAAACTTAGCAACCCGCCCATACCATCCGGTTACTACGGTAACGTTTTTGCCATCCCTGTGGCGATAGCTACCGCAAAAGATCTGATGGAGAAACCGCTCGAGTTTCCTCTGAGGTTGATACAAGAGGCAAAGAAGAGCGTGACAGAGGACTACATACGGTCGATGACGGCATTAATGGCAACTAGAGGGAGGCCTATGTTTGTGGCAGCTGGAAACTATATAGTGTCGGATTTGAGACATTTTGATTTAGGAAAAGTTGATTTCGGGCCGTGGGGTAAACCTGTGTACGGTGGAACCGCTAAGGCCGGTATCGCAGTGTTTCCAGGAGTGAGCTTCTACGTGCCATTTAAGAATAGAAAAGGTGTGAGCGGAACCGTTGTGGCAATTAGCTTGCCGGTACAAGCGATGGAGAAGTTCGTAAAAGAGCTT